In the genome of Halobacterium noricense, one region contains:
- a CDS encoding glutaredoxin family protein: MGLTLYELDGCPYCEKAADALDDAGVDYETVWVDAMHSERNEVKRVSGQRGVPVLVDDDHGVTMAESENILTYVERTLA, from the coding sequence ATGGGTCTGACACTCTACGAACTGGACGGCTGCCCGTACTGCGAGAAGGCCGCGGACGCGCTCGACGACGCGGGCGTCGACTACGAGACGGTGTGGGTGGACGCGATGCACTCCGAGCGCAACGAGGTCAAGCGCGTGAGCGGGCAGCGCGGCGTCCCCGTGCTCGTGGACGACGACCACGGCGTGACGATGGCCGAGAGCGAGAACATCCTGACGTACGTCGAACGCACCCTCGCATGA
- a CDS encoding cobalt-precorrin-4/precorrin-4 C(11)-methyltransferase, with translation MEWSVVTDATDPQAAIDAASEQRERGRDPRVYEHTAGDVQEGIPFIGAGPGDPGLLTVTGKELVEDADLVVHAGSLVNSELLDEYCADAETVSSVGKDLEELIPLMRDAHEDGRTAVRLHSGDPAIYGAALEQMDALEQEGVPTYIVPGVTSAFAASATLRTQLTLNGTANHVAFTRPQGRTLDPEDDHVSEFVEMGDVTTCIYLGTHAIPDVMDRLRDDGHDPDTPVTVVYHASWPDEDVIEGTVETIGEKVENAGYRASALVVIGDAGAGANYDRSYLYGDWANRSGSESEADD, from the coding sequence ATGGAGTGGTCGGTGGTGACTGACGCGACCGACCCGCAGGCTGCCATCGACGCCGCCAGCGAGCAGCGCGAACGCGGCCGCGACCCCCGCGTCTACGAGCACACCGCCGGCGACGTGCAAGAGGGCATCCCGTTCATCGGCGCCGGCCCCGGCGACCCCGGCCTGCTCACGGTGACCGGGAAGGAGCTCGTCGAGGACGCGGACCTCGTCGTGCACGCCGGCTCGCTCGTGAACAGCGAACTCCTGGACGAGTACTGCGCCGACGCCGAGACCGTCTCCTCCGTGGGGAAGGACCTCGAAGAGCTGATTCCGCTGATGCGGGACGCCCACGAGGACGGCCGGACCGCCGTCCGCCTGCACAGCGGCGACCCCGCCATCTACGGCGCGGCCTTAGAGCAGATGGACGCCCTCGAACAGGAAGGCGTCCCGACCTACATCGTCCCCGGCGTCACGTCGGCGTTCGCCGCATCGGCGACGCTGCGCACGCAACTCACGCTGAACGGCACCGCGAACCACGTCGCGTTCACGCGCCCGCAGGGCCGCACGCTCGACCCCGAGGACGACCACGTCTCCGAGTTCGTCGAGATGGGCGACGTGACGACCTGCATCTACCTCGGCACCCACGCCATCCCGGACGTGATGGACCGGCTCCGCGACGACGGTCACGACCCCGACACCCCCGTCACTGTCGTCTACCACGCGTCGTGGCCGGACGAAGACGTCATCGAGGGTACCGTCGAAACCATCGGCGAGAAGGTCGAGAATGCTGGCTACCGTGCGTCCGCGCTCGTCGTCATCGGCGACGCTGGCGCGGGCGCGAACTACGACCGCTCGTACCTCTACGGCGACTGGGCGAACCGCAGCGGCAGCGAGAGCGAGGCGGACGACTAA
- a CDS encoding DUF7839 domain-containing protein: protein MSDSSTVGELGVLRSKRNATRYQILVEIAERQPAVSQREIAEAIGVTAQAVSDYLGDLVEDGHVRKHGRGRYEVTKEGVDWLISQTDDLRSFVEYVSENVIEEVEVDTAIATAEIQEGQRVTLAMQDGVMHATPGDVGSATAVAVTSAEPGQDVGAAEFEGMLDYQPGEVTVLSVPTVREGGSRALAEDVVEDRLAEHDRVAAAGVEALVAVRDAGVEPDIRFGTAEAVPEAASKGLSVLLVATTDRLSEHTDPLRERNVGYEVVEAGDQ from the coding sequence ATGAGCGATTCGAGCACCGTCGGGGAGCTGGGGGTTCTCCGGAGCAAGCGCAACGCCACACGCTACCAGATACTCGTCGAAATCGCCGAACGCCAGCCCGCGGTCAGCCAGCGCGAAATCGCGGAAGCCATCGGCGTCACCGCGCAAGCGGTCAGCGACTACCTCGGCGACCTCGTGGAGGACGGCCACGTGCGCAAGCACGGCCGCGGCCGCTACGAGGTCACCAAGGAGGGCGTCGACTGGCTCATCTCCCAGACCGACGACCTCCGGTCGTTCGTGGAGTACGTCTCCGAGAACGTCATCGAGGAGGTCGAGGTCGACACCGCCATCGCAACCGCCGAAATTCAGGAGGGCCAGCGCGTCACGCTCGCGATGCAGGACGGCGTGATGCACGCCACGCCCGGCGACGTCGGCAGCGCCACAGCCGTCGCGGTCACGTCGGCCGAACCCGGTCAGGACGTGGGTGCCGCGGAGTTCGAGGGGATGCTCGACTACCAGCCCGGCGAGGTCACCGTGCTCTCGGTTCCTACTGTTCGAGAGGGTGGGAGTCGCGCGCTCGCCGAGGACGTCGTCGAAGACCGGCTCGCGGAACACGACCGCGTCGCCGCTGCGGGCGTCGAAGCACTCGTCGCCGTGCGGGACGCTGGCGTCGAACCCGACATCCGCTTCGGGACTGCCGAGGCCGTCCCGGAGGCCGCCAGCAAGGGACTGTCCGTGCTGCTCGTGGCGACGACCGACCGGCTCTCCGAGCACACCGACCCGTTGCGCGAGCGCAACGTCGGCTACGAGGTCGTCGAAGCCGGCGACCAGTGA
- a CDS encoding ferredoxin, whose translation MYRVTIDRDACDGVFACLTRDPRFVEDADGIATLDPDADPAPPDDSDDGTIERDDDTVVGTFDDERVADAEDAAAACPFDAITVEDVEGEP comes from the coding sequence ATGTACCGAGTGACAATCGACCGCGACGCCTGCGACGGCGTGTTCGCGTGCCTGACGCGGGACCCGCGGTTCGTCGAGGACGCCGACGGCATCGCCACGCTTGACCCTGACGCGGACCCCGCGCCGCCCGACGACAGCGACGACGGCACCATCGAGCGAGACGACGACACAGTAGTCGGAACGTTCGACGACGAGCGCGTCGCCGACGCGGAGGACGCCGCGGCGGCGTGCCCGTTCGACGCCATCACCGTCGAAGACGTGGAGGGCGAGCCGTGA
- a CDS encoding HoxN/HupN/NixA family nickel/cobalt transporter gives MAGLGAGAGLGVLGAAAVLGVTHALEPDHAAGISALTSDTDRWTHAAFVGGSFAVGHVLVVVAWVAVLTLLGTAASTVPAVVDEFGTLVAGGILVAVAALLAVTGARRLRGRSARPSPEDASNLVGRVLARAHAHLHSHSHETRRDYLRTGVVGSLFALSPPVSMLALVSAVLPTAGLPATAASVGVYAVALTVTMVGVGTGLGGVFTAARERGQHAHAAVELCASVVVLAFAVQLLA, from the coding sequence ATGGCCGGCCTCGGCGCTGGTGCCGGCCTCGGCGTGCTCGGCGCGGCGGCCGTGCTGGGCGTGACGCACGCGCTCGAACCCGACCACGCGGCCGGCATCTCCGCGCTCACCAGCGACACGGACCGGTGGACGCACGCCGCGTTCGTCGGCGGGAGTTTCGCCGTCGGGCACGTCCTCGTCGTGGTCGCGTGGGTCGCCGTGCTCACGCTGCTCGGCACCGCCGCCAGCACCGTGCCCGCGGTCGTCGACGAGTTCGGGACGCTGGTCGCGGGCGGGATTCTCGTCGCCGTCGCCGCGCTGCTCGCCGTCACCGGCGCGCGCCGGCTCCGCGGACGCTCCGCGCGGCCGTCGCCCGAGGACGCCTCGAATCTGGTCGGCCGCGTCCTGGCACGGGCGCACGCCCACCTCCACAGTCACAGCCACGAGACCCGCCGCGACTACCTCCGTACGGGTGTCGTGGGTTCGCTGTTTGCGCTGTCGCCGCCGGTGAGCATGCTCGCGCTCGTCTCCGCCGTCCTGCCGACCGCCGGGCTCCCCGCGACAGCCGCCAGCGTCGGCGTCTACGCCGTCGCGCTCACCGTCACGATGGTCGGCGTCGGCACCGGCCTCGGCGGCGTGTTCACGGCAGCGCGCGAGCGCGGCCAGCACGCCCACGCTGCGGTCGAACTCTGCGCGAGCGTCGTCGTGCTCGCATTCGCTGTGCAGTTACTGGCCTGA
- the cbiT gene encoding precorrin-6Y C5,15-methyltransferase (decarboxylating) subunit CbiT, with amino-acid sequence MAQTRLPHDAKAGPTKSEVRAVLRAKLALGPDDHFAEVGSCTGAVTADAARDAGRVTAVERKRERVETTERNLAANDLSDAVDVRHAEAPDGLPEAADALFLGGSRNYEAVLDYAVDAGVDRVVMNVSRLEVAGAATEAFRERDLLEEVVQFQVSHGYELAGATSFDSQNPVYMLVGSASDTAADAEGDR; translated from the coding sequence ATGGCTCAGACCCGACTCCCCCACGACGCCAAAGCCGGACCGACCAAATCTGAGGTGCGAGCGGTCCTCCGGGCCAAGCTCGCGCTCGGCCCCGACGACCACTTCGCCGAAGTCGGCTCCTGCACGGGCGCAGTCACGGCGGACGCCGCCCGCGACGCCGGCCGCGTCACCGCCGTCGAGCGCAAGCGCGAGCGCGTCGAGACCACCGAACGGAACCTCGCGGCGAACGACCTCTCGGACGCCGTCGACGTCCGCCACGCCGAAGCCCCCGACGGACTCCCCGAAGCCGCCGACGCGCTGTTCCTCGGCGGTAGCCGGAACTACGAGGCCGTCCTCGACTACGCCGTCGACGCGGGCGTCGACCGCGTCGTGATGAACGTCTCCCGGCTGGAGGTCGCGGGCGCTGCCACCGAGGCGTTCCGCGAGCGCGACCTCCTGGAGGAGGTCGTCCAGTTTCAGGTGAGCCACGGCTACGAGCTCGCAGGCGCGACCTCCTTCGACTCCCAGAACCCCGTCTACATGCTCGTCGGGAGCGCCAGCGACACGGCGGCAGACGCGGAGGGCGACCGATGA
- a CDS encoding CbiX/SirB N-terminal domain-containing protein produces the protein MSRTDEATASLNDEAVLLVGHGSRREESNEQVRTLAADLEARLGVPVDAGFLELAEPSIADAIDALAPAVSSISVVHLSLFAASHVKNDVPAALRQARADHPDVAFDNGSHLGVHPAIVDLLDDRAASVEADLGVDRASDDVAVVLCARGSSDPDANADVHKLARLLYEGREFSRVDATFIGVTEPTLADTLHDVAKHRPDAVVVLPYMLGDGVLTGRIRDGTADFDAEYPYVEAACGDPLGTDPRLLDVLGDRWQEARTGSVEMSCDTCKYKVELDGYEEDVGGAKAMLRALDHREAHADRENVADDPHAHDAPDKHVAVCTNQTCAADGAPAVLERLRQAARDADGGSVRVTRSSCLGQCGDGPNVAVYPDGVWYQRVAPDDADRIVTSHLDRERVVADLDAQLL, from the coding sequence GTGAGCCGCACCGACGAGGCGACGGCCAGCCTGAACGACGAGGCCGTCCTGCTGGTCGGCCACGGCTCGCGCCGCGAGGAGTCCAACGAGCAAGTGCGCACGCTCGCTGCGGACCTCGAAGCGCGGCTGGGCGTGCCCGTGGACGCGGGGTTCCTCGAACTCGCGGAGCCGTCGATTGCGGACGCCATCGACGCGCTCGCGCCCGCCGTCTCCAGCATCTCCGTGGTCCACCTGTCGCTGTTCGCTGCCAGCCACGTCAAGAACGACGTTCCCGCGGCGCTCCGGCAGGCACGCGCCGACCACCCCGACGTGGCCTTCGACAACGGCTCGCACCTCGGCGTCCACCCGGCCATCGTCGACCTGCTGGACGACCGCGCGGCCAGCGTCGAGGCCGACCTCGGTGTCGACCGGGCGAGCGACGACGTGGCTGTCGTGCTGTGCGCTCGCGGGTCTAGCGACCCGGACGCGAACGCCGACGTTCACAAACTCGCGCGCCTACTCTACGAGGGGCGGGAGTTCTCCCGCGTGGACGCGACGTTCATCGGTGTCACGGAGCCGACGCTCGCCGACACGCTCCACGACGTCGCCAAGCACCGCCCGGACGCCGTGGTCGTCCTGCCCTACATGCTCGGCGACGGCGTGCTCACCGGCCGCATCCGGGACGGCACGGCCGATTTTGACGCCGAATACCCCTACGTCGAGGCGGCCTGTGGCGACCCACTTGGCACGGACCCCCGGCTGCTGGACGTGCTCGGCGACCGCTGGCAGGAAGCCCGCACGGGCAGCGTCGAGATGTCCTGTGACACCTGCAAGTACAAGGTCGAATTGGACGGCTACGAGGAGGACGTCGGCGGCGCGAAGGCGATGCTGCGCGCGCTCGACCACCGCGAAGCCCACGCCGACCGCGAGAACGTCGCCGACGACCCCCACGCCCACGACGCGCCGGACAAGCACGTCGCCGTCTGCACGAACCAGACGTGCGCGGCGGACGGCGCGCCGGCGGTCCTCGAACGCCTCCGGCAGGCCGCCCGGGACGCCGACGGCGGGAGCGTGCGCGTTACGCGCTCGTCGTGTCTCGGCCAGTGCGGTGACGGCCCGAACGTCGCCGTCTACCCGGACGGCGTCTGGTACCAGCGCGTCGCCCCCGACGACGCCGACCGCATCGTCACCTCGCACCTCGACCGCGAGCGCGTCGTCGCCGACCTCGACGCCCAACTGCTATGA
- a CDS encoding cob(I)yrinic acid a,c-diamide adenosyltransferase — protein sequence MKIYTRRGDTGKTDLRDMTRVSKTSPRIEAYGTVDEVNALLGTVRPTGVDELDEYLEAAQNHLHVVQADLANPEPEEGAPVVTEEHVDQVEVWIDACEEQLEPLESFILPGGDESGASLHHARAVCRRAERRAVALADHEEEVNETAIAYLNRLSDALFVFARLANLQAGVREESPSY from the coding sequence ATGAAAATCTACACGCGCCGCGGCGACACCGGGAAGACGGACCTCCGGGACATGACGCGGGTGTCGAAGACCAGCCCGCGCATCGAAGCGTACGGCACCGTCGACGAGGTGAACGCCTTGCTCGGGACGGTGCGCCCGACCGGCGTCGACGAACTCGACGAGTACCTGGAGGCCGCGCAAAACCACCTCCACGTCGTGCAGGCCGACCTCGCCAACCCCGAACCCGAGGAGGGCGCCCCGGTCGTCACGGAGGAGCACGTGGACCAGGTCGAGGTGTGGATCGACGCCTGCGAGGAACAACTGGAGCCGCTGGAGTCGTTCATTCTACCGGGCGGCGACGAGTCGGGCGCGAGCCTCCACCACGCGCGAGCAGTCTGCCGGCGCGCCGAGCGCCGCGCGGTCGCGCTCGCCGACCACGAGGAGGAAGTCAACGAGACCGCAATCGCGTACCTGAACCGGCTCTCCGACGCCCTCTTCGTGTTCGCGCGGCTGGCGAACCTACAAGCGGGTGTCCGCGAGGAGTCGCCGTCGTACTGA
- the cbiG gene encoding cobalt-precorrin 5A hydrolase, translating into MSTDSNDSDGSGAHCSTPDSDGEVAEDIAIVAFERKMSTAEEIVAGIGDRYDSIEILEYHGDVFAEHWGEYDCFVGLMASGIAMRKTAGLLDDKWDDPAVVVVDEELTWAIPLTGGHHGANQVADDLASMGAVPAVTTASEAAGKQGVEERARALDAHVVNGDSTVATNLAVLDENLGPVARLDGPAAVLADDDVTVLKRNSNDGVVLGTGSVSGAKKQQFLDAWAASLEPTDYDLDDVEFVATGIRKADEDGLLAAAEELDVGVVSFEKETLEDHEGPTPSRSKELIGWPGIAEASAIAGGRDHDLLVEKERYDEAVTVAVGK; encoded by the coding sequence ATGAGCACCGACAGCAACGACAGCGACGGTTCTGGAGCGCACTGTTCGACGCCCGACTCCGACGGCGAGGTCGCCGAAGACATCGCCATCGTGGCGTTCGAGCGGAAGATGAGCACTGCGGAGGAAATCGTGGCGGGCATCGGCGACCGCTACGACTCCATCGAGATTCTGGAGTACCACGGCGACGTGTTCGCCGAGCACTGGGGCGAGTACGACTGCTTCGTCGGCCTGATGGCCTCCGGCATCGCGATGCGCAAGACCGCGGGGCTGCTCGACGACAAGTGGGACGACCCAGCGGTCGTCGTGGTCGACGAGGAACTGACGTGGGCGATTCCCCTCACGGGCGGCCACCACGGCGCGAACCAGGTCGCCGACGACCTCGCGTCGATGGGCGCGGTGCCGGCCGTGACCACGGCCAGCGAGGCCGCGGGCAAGCAGGGCGTCGAGGAGCGCGCGCGAGCCCTCGACGCGCACGTCGTCAACGGCGACTCCACAGTCGCGACGAACCTCGCGGTCCTCGACGAGAATCTCGGCCCAGTCGCGCGCCTCGACGGCCCCGCGGCCGTGCTCGCTGACGACGACGTCACCGTCCTCAAGCGCAACAGTAATGACGGCGTCGTCCTCGGGACAGGCAGCGTCTCCGGCGCGAAGAAACAGCAGTTCCTCGACGCGTGGGCGGCCAGCCTCGAACCCACGGACTACGACCTCGACGACGTGGAGTTCGTCGCCACGGGCATTCGAAAAGCGGACGAAGACGGACTGCTCGCCGCCGCGGAGGAACTCGACGTGGGCGTCGTTTCCTTCGAGAAGGAGACCCTCGAAGACCACGAGGGTCCGACGCCCTCCCGGTCGAAGGAACTCATCGGCTGGCCCGGCATCGCAGAGGCGTCCGCAATCGCGGGCGGCCGCGACCACGACCTGCTCGTCGAGAAGGAGCGCTACGACGAGGCGGTAACGGTGGCGGTCGGCAAATGA
- a CDS encoding precorrin-3B C(17)-methyltransferase → MSGEAERNEAAESASSEGQGPSDRSSGRSPREDGEERPASSDAATATDTSDYGTLYVVGIGPGLPGGMTQRAKDVVRTADCVVASNLYQEFLRRDGTLPPEDAGERPEQEIVRSTMGRQVELAREAFERVRDGEDVAHVSGGDPNVYGKSDLVYLMAEEDEAYDVPIEIVPGVTAALGGAANLGAPLSNDFCTISLSEKWRGWEEIEEKLRAAAISGFVVVLYNCWRDYERAVQVLREERADDVPVAIINDAGRGDAGRNTEGETHTVTTLGEVADHDEKVGGMGTSVLVGNHETEVWTNDHREHLVTPRGGRDVEDF, encoded by the coding sequence ATGAGCGGCGAGGCCGAGCGCAACGAGGCCGCGGAATCAGCGAGTAGCGAGGGACAGGGTCCCTCGGACCGTTCGAGCGGGCGGAGCCCGCGAGAAGACGGGGAGGAACGACCCGCGAGCAGCGACGCCGCCACTGCTACCGACACCAGCGACTACGGCACGCTGTACGTCGTCGGCATCGGCCCCGGCCTCCCCGGCGGGATGACTCAGCGCGCGAAGGACGTGGTTCGGACGGCGGACTGCGTGGTCGCGTCGAACCTCTACCAGGAGTTCCTGCGGCGCGACGGCACGCTCCCGCCAGAGGACGCCGGCGAGCGTCCCGAGCAGGAAATCGTGCGTTCGACGATGGGGCGGCAGGTCGAACTCGCGCGCGAGGCGTTCGAGCGCGTCCGCGACGGCGAGGACGTCGCGCACGTCTCCGGCGGCGACCCGAACGTCTACGGGAAGTCAGATTTGGTCTACCTGATGGCCGAGGAGGACGAAGCATACGACGTCCCTATCGAAATCGTGCCGGGCGTGACGGCGGCGCTGGGCGGCGCGGCGAACCTCGGCGCGCCGCTGTCGAACGACTTCTGCACCATCTCCCTCTCGGAGAAGTGGCGCGGCTGGGAGGAAATCGAGGAGAAACTCCGCGCGGCCGCCATCAGCGGGTTCGTCGTCGTTCTCTACAACTGCTGGCGGGATTACGAGCGCGCCGTCCAGGTACTCCGCGAGGAGCGCGCGGACGACGTGCCCGTCGCCATCATCAACGACGCGGGGCGGGGCGACGCCGGCCGGAACACCGAGGGCGAGACGCACACCGTGACGACGCTCGGGGAGGTCGCCGACCACGACGAGAAGGTCGGCGGCATGGGCACCTCGGTTCTCGTCGGGAACCACGAGACGGAGGTATGGACCAACGACCACCGCGAACACCTCGTCACCCCGCGCGGCGGGCGTGACGTCGAGGACTTCTGA
- a CDS encoding cobalamin biosynthesis protein produces the protein MSTDESDVAVPASALAAHPETAYFWGYVAGAGELGDACVTVETSDEAVADKLAAIAGGERTGHRVDEREYAHDTSITRREDEYTVQVFGGLAARAAAAFGLPISGDAGGYRLDALADHDRQLLRGLVEACGTVCFKSSSGTVGLSFVHDDRALLDTVQSLLDDAPVDAPYGEVADASSGYYFSVEDDAVPELGAWLYEGSEASGLFAPSRCRKLRRSLEQAENVDVSLEVGP, from the coding sequence GTGAGTACCGACGAGTCCGACGTGGCCGTGCCGGCGTCCGCGCTCGCCGCGCACCCCGAGACCGCGTACTTCTGGGGGTACGTCGCGGGCGCGGGCGAACTCGGCGACGCCTGCGTGACCGTCGAGACGAGTGACGAGGCCGTCGCCGACAAGCTCGCGGCAATCGCGGGCGGCGAGCGCACCGGCCATCGCGTGGACGAACGCGAGTACGCCCACGACACGTCGATTACGCGCCGCGAGGACGAGTACACGGTGCAGGTGTTCGGCGGGCTCGCGGCCCGCGCGGCCGCCGCGTTCGGCCTGCCCATCTCGGGCGACGCGGGCGGCTACCGGCTGGACGCGCTCGCCGACCACGACCGCCAGCTCCTCCGCGGGCTCGTGGAAGCCTGCGGCACGGTCTGCTTCAAGTCCTCGTCGGGCACCGTGGGACTCTCGTTCGTCCACGACGACCGCGCGCTCCTCGACACCGTTCAGTCGCTCCTCGACGACGCGCCCGTGGACGCGCCGTACGGCGAAGTGGCCGACGCCTCCTCGGGCTACTACTTCAGCGTCGAGGACGACGCCGTCCCCGAACTCGGCGCGTGGCTGTACGAGGGCAGCGAGGCGTCTGGGCTGTTCGCGCCGTCGCGCTGCCGGAAGCTCCGGCGGAGCCTCGAACAGGCCGAGAACGTCGACGTCTCGCTGGAGGTGGGGCCGTGA
- a CDS encoding DUF3209 family protein — protein sequence MTCHELEALRLGLMNVLGTDDRSAREHAEKELEGHLDGPIEGLANADSLSALQRHLDAALVDLEEQVAATDEDDQEYDYLRGRLVAVRDAERSLARLADHGDSLLADLGETHHSLHDAFPAED from the coding sequence ATGACTTGCCACGAACTCGAAGCCCTACGACTCGGCCTCATGAACGTCCTCGGTACCGACGACCGGAGCGCCCGCGAGCACGCCGAGAAGGAACTAGAGGGACACCTCGACGGCCCCATCGAGGGGCTGGCCAACGCCGACTCGCTGTCGGCGCTCCAGCGCCACCTCGACGCCGCGCTCGTCGACCTCGAAGAGCAGGTCGCCGCGACCGACGAGGACGACCAAGAGTACGACTACCTCCGCGGCCGCCTCGTCGCGGTGCGGGACGCCGAGCGCTCGCTGGCGCGCCTCGCCGACCACGGCGACTCGCTGCTCGCGGACCTCGGCGAGACCCACCACTCGCTGCACGACGCGTTCCCCGCAGAAGACTAA
- the cobJ gene encoding precorrin-3B C(17)-methyltransferase, which yields MSTDDTTTETDASTSNCGASTTETSSESKCGASSSTDSSSSCGASESTEEKVGSTVDDFDADPGKLTAVGLGPGQPEGMTERAKAALGDAEHIVGYTTYIDLVPDDITDDAEAIYDTPMCGEVSRTEEAIDRALAGNDVAIVGSGDPNVYALAGLALEIVESKGATASTLDFEVVPGVPAAQSCGARLGAPLVNDSVSVSLSDHLTPMPEIESRLHAVAGEKFTISIYNPWSRKRRENFQKACEILLAHRDADTPVGIVHGAGREDEEVELTTLGELESYGETDLVDMTTTVVVGNEDTYVFDDRMVTPRGYETKYDY from the coding sequence ATGAGCACTGACGACACCACCACCGAGACCGACGCATCGACTTCCAACTGTGGCGCGAGCACGACGGAGACGTCCAGCGAGTCGAAGTGCGGCGCGTCCAGCAGCACCGACTCGTCCTCGTCGTGTGGCGCGTCCGAGAGCACCGAGGAGAAGGTCGGCTCGACTGTCGACGACTTCGACGCCGACCCCGGCAAACTCACCGCAGTGGGCCTCGGCCCCGGTCAGCCCGAGGGGATGACCGAGCGCGCGAAGGCCGCGCTCGGGGACGCCGAGCACATCGTCGGGTACACGACGTACATCGACCTCGTCCCGGACGACATCACCGACGACGCGGAGGCCATCTACGACACGCCGATGTGCGGCGAAGTCTCCCGCACGGAGGAGGCCATCGACCGCGCGCTCGCGGGCAACGACGTCGCCATCGTCGGGAGCGGCGACCCGAACGTCTACGCGCTGGCGGGGCTGGCACTCGAAATCGTGGAGTCGAAGGGCGCGACCGCGTCGACGCTGGACTTCGAGGTCGTACCGGGCGTCCCCGCGGCGCAGTCCTGTGGGGCGCGGCTCGGCGCACCCCTCGTGAACGACTCCGTGAGCGTCTCGCTGTCCGACCACCTGACACCGATGCCGGAAATCGAGTCGCGGCTGCACGCCGTCGCCGGCGAGAAGTTCACCATCTCCATCTACAACCCGTGGAGCCGCAAGCGCCGCGAGAACTTCCAGAAGGCCTGCGAGATTCTGCTCGCGCACCGCGACGCGGACACTCCCGTGGGTATCGTCCACGGAGCGGGCCGCGAGGACGAGGAAGTCGAACTCACGACGCTGGGCGAGCTGGAGTCGTACGGAGAGACCGACCTCGTGGACATGACCACGACCGTCGTCGTCGGCAACGAGGACACGTACGTCTTCGACGACCGGATGGTCACCCCGCGCGGCTACGAGACGAAGTACGACTACTGA
- a CDS encoding cobalt-factor II C(20)-methyltransferase: protein MTLYGVGLGPGEADLVTVRGKRVLETADVVYSPGRLSRTVATEHVPESRIGDLDFPMTRDPQELRDAWRDAAAEVAPCARDGNAAFVTLGDPNVYSTFGHLRRTLDAFHPDVDVDVVPGVSAVTAFATALGIEIDAGAGLALREAAQGKSPTGPDRMVLFKVTDAPATHDGLVDAGYDVTYGRRLFMEQGDERVTSDPTELDERDYYTLAYAERADLQKDRPTAFEDVRDGADGPNGVVGGD from the coding sequence ATGACCCTCTACGGCGTCGGCCTCGGCCCCGGCGAAGCCGACCTCGTGACCGTGCGCGGGAAGCGCGTGCTCGAAACCGCGGATGTCGTCTACTCACCCGGCCGGCTCTCGCGGACGGTCGCCACTGAACACGTCCCCGAGTCGCGCATCGGCGACCTCGACTTCCCGATGACGCGGGACCCACAGGAACTCCGCGACGCGTGGCGGGACGCCGCCGCAGAGGTCGCGCCCTGCGCCCGCGACGGGAACGCCGCGTTCGTGACGCTCGGCGACCCGAACGTCTACTCGACGTTCGGCCACCTCCGCCGCACGCTCGACGCCTTCCACCCCGACGTGGACGTGGACGTCGTCCCGGGCGTCAGCGCGGTCACCGCGTTCGCCACCGCGCTCGGCATCGAAATCGACGCGGGCGCGGGGCTCGCGCTCCGCGAGGCCGCGCAGGGAAAATCCCCGACTGGCCCGGATCGGATGGTCCTGTTCAAGGTCACGGACGCGCCCGCGACCCACGACGGCCTCGTGGACGCTGGCTACGACGTCACGTACGGCCGCCGGCTGTTCATGGAGCAGGGCGACGAGCGCGTGACGAGCGACCCCACCGAACTCGACGAGCGGGACTACTACACGCTCGCGTACGCCGAACGCGCGGACTTACAGAAGGACCGCCCGACGGCCTTCGAGGACGTTCGCGACGGCGCGGACGGTCCTAATGGAGTGGTCGGTGGTGACTGA
- a CDS encoding tRNA-binding protein: MPSNRFETTFAVGEVVAAEPFPEARKPELAKLEVDLGDEVVQSAAQTGYNYDPDGLVGRQVLCATNLGTVNIAGYESEVLTVGVPDEDGNPVLVGPDEDVPPGGELY, translated from the coding sequence GTGCCATCGAACCGCTTCGAGACGACGTTCGCCGTCGGCGAAGTCGTCGCCGCGGAACCGTTCCCGGAAGCCCGCAAACCCGAACTCGCGAAACTCGAAGTCGACCTCGGAGACGAGGTCGTCCAGTCGGCCGCCCAGACCGGCTACAACTACGACCCCGACGGCCTCGTCGGTCGGCAGGTGTTGTGTGCGACGAACCTCGGCACCGTCAACATCGCGGGCTACGAGTCGGAAGTGCTCACCGTCGGCGTCCCGGACGAAGACGGCAACCCCGTGCTCGTCGGCCCGGACGAGGACGTGCCGCCGGGCGGCGAACTCTACTAG